The Aspergillus oryzae RIB40 DNA, chromosome 5 genome segment CTAGAAATGGGCGGCATGGCCAAGCCAAGACCTACGAGTCGTTTGATGGGAGGGGGGGATATGGATTTGAAAAACGGAATTGAATCAATTCCTCTAATCCTGTCAGTCACTCTTCCTAGTTTTGAACCTCCCTCCTACCCTCCCtattcctctcttcttcgccggtcttgtttttctttctttctttctttctttctttctttctttctttctttctttctttccttctttccttctttccttctttccttctttccttctttccttctttccttctttccttctttccttctttccttctttccttctttccttctttccttccttgatAATTTATTCATTCATCTTTGTGGCTCATTCAACAATATTTACTTTTACCATGGCATGGCATGCAAGAAAAGGGCCTCACTGCATTGGAATATGAGGATCAACTCCAGGGGATATATTCAACATTCGATAATTCCTTCAACAGGCATAGACCTCGCCgatgttctttgtcttgtgTTTGTATATATGTCATATTTCATCTCATGAAACCATATTCGAAATAGCATATATACGAGTTGAGGTATCCTCACTTGCAACGGCAAGCTTGAGACTAAATTCGTCTTGGCTGGTATCGTATTTCGCAGAAGGTCGCCATGCGAGTTGTGTGATCGCCTTAGACGGGGATATTAGTTTATCGATATTACCCAGACAAGCTGCCTCCAGGCTGTCAATTGCGATTTTGTATAACGACAGTTCACCGCTATCCTCGCCTGTAGCGAGGAAGACTGAATTCACCTGCACCCTCGGGAGGAACGATATTGCAGTAACAGAGCTCTTCAGTGTGATTGTGGTTTTGCATACAAAGGACCCCTTGCTGATTTGCCAGATTTTCACCAACTTATCGCGACCAGCTGTGGCGAAAGTGTGGAAATCCGGTACAGGGGCCCAAGCAGCGTCTAGGATCATTCTTGAATGGCCCTTGGGATGAGATTCCATGAGCGAGAATGCAGATCGGTCTTGTTCGCTACGGCAGTAAATTGCCCATTGCCGGTCTCGACCAACACTGAGAAGGTACCGGTCATCGCTGGAAAATGAAAGGCTCGTAATAGTCAAAGAGTGTGCTGCAAGGGAAGGCCGTATCTCATGCCAGTCTGATGTATCATAGAGACGAATCACTGCATGATCTATTGAGCTCGCCTTACAGGCCGTAGCAATGAGTGTGCAGTCATAACTGACAGCCACAGCTGAAATTTCATAGCCATGACCATAGAGTTTTTCGTGTTCTGGCCATAATGTGTAGCGCGCTAGCTGGTCTTCTAAGGGTGGCTGGTTTGTATCCGAGAGTATTGTTTGATTTGCCTGGGCCTGTCCAATATGGGCGGCATTtgcctcctccccctccccctcgCCCATTGGAGCCTCTCCCATCGATTGGTTTGAGAGTCCCAAAACCGGGATCTGAGCCGTGTCTGGCAGTTCTCCCTCCGTTGACTGTTTAAATGCAGAAAGTTTCTCTAGTAACTTAGCGATTGGTTTGGGCTCGTTGAAAACCCGCAAAAGCTTCTCGTCCGCACCGGAAACGAAGCGCGCAGGTCCCAGTGTATCAACACAGTTCAGATCATAGCCGTGAATTTGTGGCCTTGAGAACTCATGCCAAGACTGTTTTCCATCTCGTAGCCACTGTGCATGAAGTCGAGTCGTCTGGTCCCCACTGGTAGACAACAGGTAACCACCAGTAGGTTCCCACCGTACACCATTAACCGAGCGCACATGTCCCGATATGCCCAGGGTCTGCACCCAGACGTCCGCATCTGCATCGTAGCTCCAGGCCCTCCAGCTACCTGTTCGTCCAAGGCTTACTACTTGGTCACCGTCAGGTGACCAGAGGCCAATCCAGAACCCACCGGTGCTACCTGTAGCTGTAGTAGACCCCTTTTGAACACTGATTTCCCCCATCCTTTCAGCTGAAACCCAAACTCCAGAAACGGTATCCTGTTCCCATATAGTCAAAGTATTATCCgcagaagcagagagaaGCTGTTGACGTTCGGAGCTGGGGTTCCAGGCAGTAGTGTAAATCCAGTCCTCATTTCCGAACAGAAGAGCTTCGAAAGTAACAGAATACTTCGACCCCGCTGCATTAAATTGATGAGCTTTATTTGATAATGTCGGTTCAAGTTCACCTAGCACGGGgtcctcttctcctgccgGCGCTGCAAGGGTAACCTCCCCGCGTTGGATTCGCCAGAGACGAATATACTTGTCCTGGCTAGCAGACGCGAGCAAAATGTCTCCTGTTTTGCTCTGCTTATCCCGCGTAAATGACAGAGAGCGCACCCAAGCCTCGTGACCGGATAGCACAGCAGCAAGCCTGAAACTCGTATCACCGAGTGGGTCTTCGAGGATGTAAGCATGTATGATGTTTGTGGTGCCTGCAACTGCCAATATCATGGGCCCATCTGCCTGGAGCGGCTTCAGTGCCAGTGCCAGAGGGAAAAAGCGTGGTTTCATAACTATGGTTGTGAGTAACTCGCTCTTGGTTCCTTCTCCCTGGAGCATTATTCTCCAGATTTTAACACTTCCATCTGCCGCTCCTGATGCAACTAGATCCGCTCCATCACTGACAGCAATTGTATTTATCGAGCTTGTATGACCTTCTAGAATTTGCGCAAGCGTGAATTGGAGATAAGTGCCCGTTACAGCTCGCCATATCCGGATTGTGTGATCAGCAGAAGCAGTGATGAGGAGTTTTGTGCCCGTAGTGGGACATGTGTAGAATCTAACGGCATTGACCTTGTCGGTATGGCCGACAAGAAGAGAGTAGACCCCACGCTGAGACTTATCCTGCGCGCGTAATTAGACTCTTAGCCAACATCCATGATGAAAAGCAGTAGATACTAAGCACAAGCAAGGTCTACGCAATTAATCCATACCTTAGGGTACCACAAAGCCACATTGTTGTCCGCACCAAAGGCAAGCACTCCCGACTGAATGTCCCAGTCAGCGGCGGCGGGATGCCTGTTGCCGCCGACACTGATATATTCGCTCGTGATGGATACCATGAGCTTGAACCTTTGGAGTCTAACGCCTATAGAGTATATTTGCCGAAGGTTTTTGTCGCGTGGAGATAAAGATATGAAGGAAGGGTTATTGCAAATACTGGAGGTCATCTGAATGACTTTTTGTGCTCCGAACCCTTTGAcgcttatcgataagggcGACGGCTCACGACAGTGGAAAACCCCTCTCTTCCTGCCTTCATCTCCAGTACATACTGTGCACTCCAACAGGGCTAAAACGAAACATTCCAATACTCTTCAGCATATAATTTCGAAATGACGACCGACACAGAGATTAATCCTGAAAGCGCGAGGCCGGAGGCTCATGGCTCCCTCTCTGTCACCGTTGAGTTCACGTTTGTACCCCCCTCGCTACTCGGTTAATGCCTTGGTCGAATAAGTTACTAACTTCCTGATACAATGCAGTGGTGGTCTTGAAATGCTGTTCTCCAATGAGCGCAAGCATAGTGTCACACTACCTGCTCGGCTGAGTGACGGTGGCCGGCCGAGTATaagcttcctcctcgaatACCTTGTCAAAAATGTGATGAAGGATGAGAGAAAGGAATTGTTCATGTTGGAGGACAATGTGTACGTATCCATGGAGTCACACTAAGTAACGGAGCTAATAGCAGATACTAGGCGTCCTGGTATCCTTGTCCTCATCAACGACGCAGACTGGGAActggagggagaagaaaaatatgaGCTCCAGCCTGCCGACAACATTGTCTTCGTTTCTACACTCCATGGAGGATAACAGTTCTTATAATCTATGTTTTCATTCCCAGCCGTTGATGCCACAAAGATGACAGCATCAGAGCGATAACTATGCTCGCTGCTCTTCAAAAGACTAGATTGTACGAAGCACAAGGTCAAACAACGTCCTCAACATGCTGCTGCGATATTCTCTCGGGCTCACGAGGGGTCCGAAGTCCGCTTTGTGGCGTCGAAAACCCTTCTTGTGGACTGCTTAATCCTCCAACCAAAGGGGTGGTGACCCCACTCGGGGGCACAGGTATTTTGATGTCTTGTGGAGAGCCAGGAATGATTTCCTTGGGAAGGTCCGGAATATGGATCCTACGAGCCTCATTTTGATAGCTTTCCGGTATGATCTGAGGAAAGTAGTCAGTAACATGTTCAATTGTTCGACTCGTTGCATTCATACCTCAATTATCTCGTCTCGAGGGAACTCTAGAAATGGAATATCCGCGGCATTACATGCCATAATATAGCCATATAGAACCCTTAGGACACTTTCATGTGCAATAATGAGGAGATCATTCTGCTCACGTTCAAGCTCTAATATTATAGGTTCAAGGCGCACAGCAAGGTCGTGGTACGACTGTAATGGTGAAAACTCGGTTAGCAACCATCACATCAACGAGAAAGGGAGTACCTACCTCTGCCCGAGGGTACCTATGATGATAAGGATCCAGTTCATGCTTTGCTACCTCAtctggatattcttcacgaatcttcttttctgacaTCTTTTCGCAAACACCTGGGTTCAACTGGCTTAGTTGTGATCTCTGTCGGACTTTGTATCCTTTCTCGTAAAGATACTTTGCAGTTTCGATTGTCCTACGCCTGGTGGAAGTCCAAACTGTCAATGGTTTCAACTCATAGTCTGTCTCTCCTTGGTCGATTGTTGCTTGCTTCTCGGACTCTCTGTGCCTCAGTAGACATTCAGTCATTTTCTTAGCATAGTCCTCCCCTTGTTCTGACAAGGAAGCATCAGCTTTGTAAGAGTCAGCCTCTATGGAAACCCCGGCCTGGTGATGTATTTGTCAGACACCGGACAAAACAGGAGTTATGTAAGACTGCAATTTGTCCACCCACCCGTGCGAAATACGTATGTCTAGATTTTATGtgaaggttgagaagataAAAAACGATCCGATGGGAAAGATAACCAAAACTTCGATTGTTAACAATCAGCCTTTCGCCAGCATTGATCATCTGCTTCAggttaatatatatctcaagGTTCAAAATGAGGCACTATCACCTTGATATAGTTCAGGTCTTTTTCCTCCATCGTCTGGAACTGAGGGATCCGAGCGTTTATACGGGTCAAATAGTGCTTCACTGCTTCCTCCGAGGTCCAGCCTACATACTACTAAATATCAATAGTTGGGTTCAAAACATCTAATGCCGCTGGGGAGGGGCTTGTACTCACGTCAGGTGAAGATATTTTCACCCGGAGGACATTCTCTTCGATAATGCGCTCATCATCGCACCATGACTCGATAAAAAGGGTCTTATCCAGGGAAGCTCGTAAGCACTGTTCATGCATAGTCACAAGTGATGAGCATTTGCATACCTCAATATCATGCTTAGCGAACTCCTTCGCAAGCGATCGTCGCCCTGAAGCCAAGGGGTTAACAGCATCATATATTGCTATCTGGCCATTTTCGTCATTCAGAAATTGATATATGTCTTCCCGGCACCGTTTTACAATCTTTTGTCTCAGAAGTACTGAGGAAGCAGATGCTATGTTCGTTTAGCGGAATCGAGAATGACGTAAGTTAATGTGAGTCGCAGTACAAACGGCTCAGAGGTAGTTCACTAACCGTTCACGAAGAAGTAATCATCAGGGATGTCCTGGCCAACTGGAATAGTGGCACGTCTGTAATCTCCAAGGTGGAAGATCCTGGTCTTAACGCCCAACCTGCGATGCAATTAGCTCAGACGAAGGAAGTCAACGATAATAGCACAACGCACCACCGAAGATAGCGCGCCAGAGCTACGGATATATGTCTAAAATTGGCGCAATGAGTCAGTAGTGGCGCTAGTATAAATACAACGGGATTGGTAAACAAACGTCTTGCCCCTCGCTGGTAAGCCCACAGTAATAATGACAATCCGGCCGGAGTGGAAAAGTCGGCCAGATTCGGTACTATACAACTGAGCCGGTGCTAAATCGGCCTTTTCGGGCAGATCATGAATTGCATCAACAAATGTTGACGACTTTCGCCGGAATCGCGGGGAGTTAGCAACAATATCCGCAGTTCTAACCTGATGTCAATGTGAATGAACTCGTATTACAGTAAAACCGCATATCAGTTCCTGATTGTGAAGAGCAATTTCCCGAGTAGTTGTCTTTCGTCACCTCCGTGAAACTATCAAGGGGAACTGTGCAcagaaggaacaagagatTGGAGGGGCTTCAGAGCATAGCTTACAGTAGGGTGTCCATAGTACAGTGGAATAACGTCAATGAGGCTCCGAGTGGTGAGGTGGCAGGTAACAGCAATGGAAAGCGTTGGTCTAGAAGAGTGTAGATGATCGAAAGTCGAAGACACgtaacaagaaagagaaagaggagtgGGAAAATTCAAGGAGCTAAAGTTATCAAGTTATGGGCGATAAAATGTGGGAAAAGTACGTTGGTCCAAGCAATGAACCTTGTGGTTTCGGCGACGGAGGTAAGTACTGTACAGCAAGAGTACCCGACTCTACACCGAATAAGTCAGTGTTGACTCCTAAGTATAATTAGATATCCTTGGTCGATACTTCTCTAGATCTTTCCTGGGGCTCTAGGCATAAACTACACGAGGGTCAAAATGAAACTTTTAGACTCTAGAGCTCTACTCGGACAACTAGAGCTTCTACTAGGATACATGTCTGTTGCGACTTGCTCATCCCAAGCTCCTATCCCGAGAAGACCCGAAAGAGGCTAGTGTATTTTGGCTGTCCGGAGACACCAAAAGTGCAACCGggcggaaaagcaaaagtgaCTTTTTTCAGTTCCAAAAGCGACAGAATACTCAATACCTAGTCAGTCAAACCTGCCCTGgcatccttcttcctcaactCTCACTCGACCAGAGCAGGCCAGACATAGCCCGCCCTATAGAGGTCGACTTGCAACCGTCGCTGTTGCTCTCTTATACTTGAACTTTGAGTAAAGGGCTGGTCTCAAATCCTTCCTTGTTTTCATCAACCATTTTCTCAGGCCCGCGCGACGACCACTCGCGTCCATCATTGCTTTCCTCTCTTAACGACCATTGATCGTTTTCAATTAATCACAATGGCCGAATACCtagcttctccttcctttctcacGGATAATTCCGTCGCTGCTGTCATAAAGGATGCATACACTTCTTTCTCAGAGCGAAGGGCGGCTCTCGGTCTGCCCAATCCCGGAACCGTGGATAACATCGCTAGGGAGGTGCAAAAGGAGGTCTTGCTATCCAATTTCATGTTCTCGGGACTCCGAGCAGACCTAACGAAGGTCTTCGGCATGTCTCCTCTGTTTCGTGTGTCGCATGCGTTCTCCATGGGCTCGTCGGGGAACCTGCCTCCCTATGCCTTCTCGGCTATGTATGGAAGTCCAAAGGTAGGCTATACTGTCACTCTGCAATCCCCTTCGCCGCAACTCTACTCTTTACTGTGGAAGCTGAGTGTATGATTTCAATAAAGGTTTTCATGCAAGGTAACTTCGGAAGCGACGGCGCACTCGCCGCTGTCGGCAACTATCGTTGGAGTCCAAAACTTGTCACCAAGACCAACACTCAGATCATGGCTGGCGCTAGCCAGGGTCTTATGCAGATCGACAATGACTACACTGGCGATGACTTTTCAGCCTCGATCAAGGCCTTCAATCCATCCTTCTTGGATGGGGGTCTTACTggcatcttcgtcggaaGCTATCTCCAGTCCGTCACCCCCAGCCTGGCTCTTGGATTCGAGGCTATCTGGCAGCGCCAGGCTATGAACACTCGCCCAGAAACTGCGATATCCTACAGCGCCCGGTACAAGGCCAATGACTGGATCGCCAGTGCCCAGCTCCAGGCTCAAGGCGTCTTCACAGCATCTTACTGGAAGAAACTCTCTGAGCGTGTTGAGGCCGGTGTTGATATGAACTTACAGTTCGCGCCCAATGCAGCCGCAGCCCTGATGGGCGGTCCCAGCAGAGATGGTACTACTGCCATCGGTGCTAAGTACGACTTCCGAGCATCCACTTTCCGAGCTCAGGTCGACAGCGCCGGAAAGGTCAGCTGCCTGCTTGAGAAGCGGATAGCGATGCCCATCTCTCTTACATTCGCCGGTGAAATCGATCAGGCTAAGGTGAGTTGTTTTTCTTTACATCGCTTGACTGCTTGCCGGGATTCAATGTCTAATATGTTTGGTTTAGCAATCGGCTAAGCTCGGTCTTGCTGTGTCCCTTGAGATCGCTGGCGAGGAACTGATGGAGCAGCAAGAGAAGATTGAAGCCCAGGGCATGGTTCCTCCACCTTTCTAGGCCCTTCGATACATAGTTGGGTTAATACAGCTCACCCgatggtggaagaatggAATCATTGCTCCATGTCCTTCTTCCAGCGGATATCTTTTTTCGTCGTTTGTTTTAATAGCTCTTCACTCCCCCTGTGTCTTTTTCGGAAGATGGTGTGTCACCTCCTAAGGAGTTTATCCCCTCGGATGCGGTTGGTTATTTCGAGGACGCAGTCGTTTGGCGCCACGGAACCACATTTTGTATAGAATCACCTTCGATTTACCTGAaatcattttctttttaaccTTTCACTTTGGTACTTTCCTCCTATGGATCCAGCTATGACTGTCAACCCACACTCTGTTTTACTGGTACCTTGTTTCTTCCCACGGGCTATTGACTGACCATCGGGACTGCGAGGCATGTATGAAAACCCTTGCGGGACgttgttgtttgtttatgCATAATAGATGGGCAATGTAAAACCATTTTATTCACTTTAAAACATGACTGCAATGATAATGTGGCATCGCGTTCTCCCGGGTCTATGGAATCAGGTGCTCAAAGTGGGACAAGAAGGGTTGTAGAGTTATCTGCTACATATAGTGGTAGGTGCCCTGTAGAAACCGCATCGTGACGCAATCCAGTATCTATGCAGTTGCTAAATTCTACAACACGTTCTGCCCTTCAATTGTATCCAGTGTCTTGTTGCCTCAAGAGTACTACTACCAGTAATAAGGCAGAGTTCAAGCCCAACTATTATCGACATGACTACTATAGGTCCACGCTTCTAGATATCTTCTACTCCACTAATAGTGGTTCATGAGATGAAGTCAGTACCTATGTCTATCGGCCAACCCGCACGGTGAATCATTCGCTCGTGGTAAAATACCCGGACGCGATGGCCTGGCAACTAAGTGGATACAGTGGGCACTTTGCATGTCCAGATCCCCATATGTTGTACTTAGGTAATCGGCCTCTAATAACTAATTAGTACATACTCCAGAGTAGTCTAGGTGCTGGTGGTAGAGTTAGCTAGCTAGGGTTACGGAGTCATATGCTTTCTGACCACTGAAAACACTAAACGAACAATCTAACCCTTCAGAGaccaagaaaatggagaaGTAGAGCTAGTATGGAGTATACCTTAGAGGCATAAAACTCAGAGAGTGAATGCGCACAGGAGACAGTATTAGGAGTAAATGTTCGTTTCAAGACCCCCACTATTAGATTTATGCCGGCGATTTCGGCTATGGCAGCGATCGAGTTgtaccaaaaataaaactcTAATTACTCTCTACAACTGTCCAGGCTTCACAGACATGATATATGATTTGGTTACAACATGTTCTTATGACATCTAGCGAGAGATTTCACGTTGGGTCTTCTAAAGGGTGGCAATTTCTAGGTTGAAAAACGTAACCCGAGAGAAAGTGTCTGGTAATGGATTGATGTCCTCTTCTGTGGTACTGTGTTGTTGGTTCAATTGATCCACTATGACATCAAGCCTTGAGACTCGAGTAAATCCCCAACCAATACGATGTACTGTACTTTTTATATTTCCCTGAAGTAATAAACTAGCCTAGTATTACTAAGAAATATCGAAATAGTTATTCGGTTTTTTCTCCTATTACAGATAACAGCATTAGGCTATCTTCTTAAATAGCGATATTTCCAACGATCGCATCCTTGATTGGTTTTTCTGATTGAAAGTAGCTTGATTTCAACATGGGCAACAGCCACCTAATAGCTCTATAGGAAAAGACGGTTGATACTTACTTCATTCCATGACTTTAGACCTACAAATCCACAGCATATGCTTCTCCAGGGCGTACAGTATATAGAGATACCTATGGTGATGTACTGGTCCCATAGATGTGTCTTTCCATGACTTCCCTTCATTTTTAACGAGTATTTTCATTTACTTCTAGACAAGAGGAGAATAGACGCTACCACCTTTATAATCCATTCCTAGCTCCTGAGTCCTGGTACCTACTAGTCCAAGCTCTAGATGGTTATTTTCATACTAGATGGAAAACCTCGGTCCTCGTAATGTGTATACTGTGCTCAGTTTTTGTGCTACCCACTAACTCCAtacagaagaaagggatCTCCATCCAGACACCACAGACCTGCTGTCGAAATTACTCGGTAATGTAGGGCATGCGTAAAAAAcatagtcatcatcatttgTTACACTGTGTCTTCTACTTGGCATGACTAGTGCGCTGCCATGCATATGTAATGAAGAGTAAGCACCGATCATGAATATTGGATTGTTCTTTATTCTTACTCGACTCCCTGTTGCCATGCATGGACTACGATTATAGACTTATAGTGAAGGCTGTATCTCAGCTTGAAAGCTATAGAAACAGAAAGTAGATTTAACATATGACTGGTATAGataagaaagcaaaaataaataaactaAATAACTGAGTATGTTTACAGGTTATAGGTGCAGAATGAAAAACCAGTAAGAGAGGTGTCTTTCATTTTTACAGGTTCAAAGAGAGTTACCTACCAGATAGTCACCTGAGATATCTTTGGGGAATTCTGGTGAATGGACCACTGACCTGTTGACTTTCTGGCCATTAAGTGTTCCGTAGCAGGCGATATTGATCAGGTTAGAAATTGAAGGAGCCCTGGAGGTGTATAGCCTTCCAAGTTGAGAGAAATTTTTAACAAGAAAAATTTTAGTGGACTAACCTATCTGCTCCACTATACCTTCGCGTATTGTAAAGAGAATAGCCCTTCACAATACAAAATTTACCTAACAGTTAGCAATTCTTCAGCTGCTTGATACTATTACTTTGTAGTGCTGATGCAAAATTTAAATTAATCTTGCATTGCCTGGGATGATTATATTCTGCTGTGTAAAGTACAAGGTAAAATCATCTTACTACTCTACTACTCCATATGCTAACATGCAGCAAAAAGCCATTAAGAGCACTAGGTGGATTCTCTCCAGAATCAAGACTTGCCCTAGTCACAAAAGTGGGGCAAGAGAAATTAACGAACCAGTGTTATATATTATGAGTATTTTGGTAATGTATTTGTAATTCCTACCAGTACATTCACTTTGGTTTTATGACACAGTTGGAAGTTTCTACCATAACCCATTCACAATGGATTATACGTATAGAACTAGGTACTGTCATACATCatctatatatttttttactctcttctctgaccTAGATATATACCAAGATACAGAATGCTAAGAAAGACAATATCTATTTCTTAATTCTCAAGTTCAGTGTATATCTCAAGTCTGAAAGTATATCATAACCTCCCTTTCTAATGACAGTATCATTTAGAACAATAccaccaataccaatacTTCATAGTGATAACTATATAAAATCTTCAGGATAGTAAAATTGGCTTGCTTTGTTAGCTGTTGTGACTTGACTATATTCTTGAACATGTTTTACCTGATTATATCTCTGTAGGACATGCTATGCTGCCATCAGTGCCAGTGATTTAGCCAATATCCCTGTTATCCTATTCCGAGAAATTATCTAGAGATGAGATATTCAATGGTACAGTGTGAGCGGGGAATGGGGAATGCAGACATTAAGCATCGGTTGCTTGGTAAGGTTTGACTTTGCTATAGCTCTAAACTGAGTAATCGCCCAGGGCACAGtaataagagaaaggaaacgGAATACCTGGTCGCAATTtcagcaagaagaccaaATTGTCAAGTACACGTTGCGCTTCAACTTCCTACTGGAGAAGCTGAGTCAAGTAATTGACTGTAGCGAGGCTGTTATATGTATTTAGTGTGTAGGTGAAGGTAGATGGATTTACAATgtgtaatatatatatgcaaggGAAGTAATTAATAAAAGAACAGGCTATTGATTGTGATCATCAGGTATCCCTATGGGCTTAAGGGATAGACATCTCTCCTGGGGGTATTTTCAATATATATGATTGGAGATGAGTATGAATATTAATGATTAGTCCCAACTGCATA includes the following:
- the tom40 gene encoding TOM complex pore protein TOM40 (translocase of outer mitochondrial membrane complex, subunit TOM40); protein product: MAEYLASPSFLTDNSVAAVIKDAYTSFSERRAALGLPNPGTVDNIAREVQKEVLLSNFMFSGLRADLTKVFGMSPLFRVSHAFSMGSSGNLPPYAFSAMYGSPKVFMQGNFGSDGALAAVGNYRWSPKLVTKTNTQIMAGASQGLMQIDNDYTGDDFSASIKAFNPSFLDGGLTGIFVGSYLQSVTPSLALGFEAIWQRQAMNTRPETAISYSARYKANDWIASAQLQAQGVFTASYWKKLSERVEAGVDMNLQFAPNAAAALMGGPSRDGTTAIGAKYDFRASTFRAQVDSAGKVSCLLEKRIAMPISLTFAGEIDQAKQSAKLGLAVSLEIAGEELMEQQEKIEAQGMVPPPF
- a CDS encoding Elongator subunit ELP2 (RNA polymerase II elongator complex, subunit ELP2, WD repeat superfamily), which gives rise to MVSITSEYISVGGNRHPAAADWDIQSGVLAFGADNNVALWYPKDKSQRGVYSLLVGHTDKVNAVRFYTCPTTGTKLLITASADHTIRIWRAVTGTYLQFTLAQILEGHTSSINTIAVSDGADLVASGAADGSVKIWRIMLQGEGTKSELLTTIVMKPRFFPLALALKPLQADGPMILAVAGTTNIIHAYILEDPLGDTSFRLAAVLSGHEAWVRSLSFTRDKQSKTGDILLASASQDKYIRLWRIQRGEVTLAAPAGEEDPVLGELEPTLSNKAHQFNAAGSKYSVTFEALLFGNEDWIYTTAWNPSSERQQLLSASADNTLTIWEQDTVSGVWVSAERMGEISVQKGSTTATGSTGGFWIGLWSPDGDQVVSLGRTGSWRAWSYDADADVWVQTLGISGHVRSVNGVRWEPTGGYLLSTSGDQTTRLHAQWLRDGKQSWHEFSRPQIHGYDLNCVDTLGPARFVSGADEKLLRVFNEPKPIAKLLEKLSAFKQSTEGELPDTAQIPVLGLSNQSMGEAPMGEGEGEEANAAHIGQAQANQTILSDTNQPPLEDQLARYTLWPEHEKLYGHGYEISAVAVSYDCTLIATACKASSIDHAVIRLYDTSDWHEIRPSLAAHSLTITSLSFSSDDRYLLSVGRDRQWAIYCRSEQDRSAFSLMESHPKGHSRMILDAAWAPVPDFHTFATAGRDKLVKIWQISKGSFVCKTTITLKSSVTAISFLPRVQVNSVFLATGEDSGELSLYKIAIDSLEAACLGNIDKLISPSKAITQLAWRPSAKYDTSQDEFSLKLAVASEDTSTRIYAISNMVS
- a CDS encoding ubiquitin-related modifier 1 (ubiquitin-like protein), encoding MTTDTEINPESARPEAHGSLSVTVEFTGGLEMLFSNERKHSVTLPARLSDGGRPSISFLLEYLVKNVMKDERKELFMLEDNVRPGILVLINDADWELEGEEKYELQPADNIVFVSTLHGG
- a CDS encoding bifunctional fructose-2,6-bisphosphate 2-phosphatase/6-phosphofructo-2-kinase (fructose-6-phosphate 2-kinase/fructose-2, 6-biphosphatase), whose protein sequence is MDTLLTESGRLFHSGRIVIITVGLPARGKTHISVALARYLRWLGVKTRIFHLGDYRRATIPVGQDIPDDYFFVNASASSVLLRQKIVKRCREDIYQFLNDENGQIAIYDAVNPLASGRRSLAKEFAKHDIETLFIESWCDDERIIEENVLRVKISSPDCLILNLEIYINLKQMINAGERLIVNNRSFGYLSHRIVFYLLNLHIKSRHTYFARAGVSIEADSYKADASLSEQGEDYAKKMTECLLRHRESEKQATIDQGETDYELKPLTVWTSTRRRTIETAKYLYEKGYKVRQRSQLSQLNPGVCEKMSEKKIREEYPDEVAKHELDPYHHRYPRAESYHDLAVRLEPIILELEREQNDLLIIAHESVLRVLYGYIMACNAADIPFLEFPRDEIIEEIIPGSPQDIKIPVPPSGVTTPLVGGLSSPQEGFSTPQSGLRTPREPERISQQHVEDVV